The following are encoded together in the Salmonella enterica subsp. enterica serovar Choleraesuis genome:
- a CDS encoding DNA-binding transcriptional regulator CytR yields MEGETLKQNKPAGAATMKDVAIQAEVSTATVSRALMNPEKVSQATRHRVEQAAIAVGYLPHANGRNMKRHESRTLLVIVPDICDPFFSEIIRGIEVTAAREGYLVLIGDCAHQNQREKTFLDLIITKQIDGMVLLGSQLPFDASKEEQRNLPPMVMANEFAPELELPTVHIDNLTAAYNAVTYLQELGHTDIACIAGPEEMPLCNYRLQGYIQALRRSGTSVNPRFIARGDFSFQAGADALAQLLRLPQPPTAVFCHSDVMALGALSYAKRHGLRVPEDLSIVGFDDIALAQFSDPPLTTVAQPRFNIGQEAMGLLLKQLNGERSRGGSLLLDCELVIRGSCTHKRDR; encoded by the coding sequence ATGGAGGGGGAGACGTTGAAGCAGAATAAACCGGCCGGTGCCGCAACCATGAAAGACGTGGCCATACAGGCTGAGGTCTCCACCGCCACCGTATCACGGGCATTAATGAACCCAGAAAAGGTGTCTCAGGCCACCCGCCATCGAGTGGAACAGGCGGCGATTGCCGTGGGGTATCTTCCCCACGCCAACGGGCGCAATATGAAGCGTCACGAATCACGCACCCTGTTAGTGATTGTTCCTGATATCTGCGACCCTTTTTTCAGCGAAATTATTCGCGGTATCGAGGTCACTGCCGCCCGGGAGGGGTATCTGGTGTTAATTGGCGATTGCGCACACCAGAATCAGCGTGAAAAAACATTCCTGGATCTCATCATTACCAAGCAAATAGATGGCATGGTGCTATTGGGTTCTCAGCTTCCCTTCGATGCCAGTAAGGAAGAGCAGCGCAATCTGCCGCCGATGGTGATGGCGAACGAATTCGCGCCGGAACTTGAATTACCAACGGTACATATCGATAACCTGACTGCGGCCTACAATGCGGTAACTTACCTACAGGAGTTGGGCCATACGGATATCGCCTGTATTGCCGGCCCGGAAGAGATGCCGCTATGCAACTATCGCCTGCAGGGTTATATCCAGGCACTGCGCCGCAGCGGTACCAGCGTTAATCCCCGTTTCATCGCAAGGGGCGACTTTAGTTTTCAGGCCGGAGCCGACGCCCTTGCCCAGCTATTGAGGCTTCCTCAGCCCCCAACAGCAGTATTTTGTCATAGCGACGTTATGGCCTTAGGCGCCCTGTCATACGCTAAACGTCACGGGCTGAGGGTACCGGAAGATCTATCCATTGTTGGTTTTGATGATATTGCCCTTGCCCAGTTTAGCGATCCGCCGCTCACCACCGTGGCACAACCTCGCTTTAATATTGGACAGGAGGCGATGGGACTGCTCCTAAAACAGCTTAATGGTGAACGTTCGCGCGGCGGTTCTCTGCTGCTGGATTGCGAACTGGTTATTCGCGGTTCTTGCACACATAAACGGGATAGATAG
- the hslV gene encoding ATP-dependent protease subunit HslV has protein sequence MTTIVSVRRNGQVVIGGDGQATLGNTVMKGNVKKVRRLYNDKVIAGFAGGTADAFTLFELFERKLEMHQGHLVKAAVELAKDWRTDRMLRRLEALLAVADENASLIISGNGDVIQPEDDLIAIGSGGPYAQAAARALLENSELSAREIVEKSLNIAGDICIYTNHNQTIEELPSKA, from the coding sequence ATGACAACAATAGTAAGTGTGCGCCGTAATGGCCAGGTTGTAATTGGCGGTGATGGCCAGGCCACGCTCGGCAATACCGTTATGAAAGGCAACGTAAAAAAAGTACGTCGTCTGTATAACGATAAAGTTATTGCAGGCTTCGCAGGCGGCACTGCCGATGCGTTTACCCTGTTTGAGCTGTTCGAGCGCAAGCTGGAAATGCACCAGGGCCATCTGGTTAAAGCTGCCGTTGAGCTAGCTAAAGACTGGCGTACTGACCGAATGCTGCGTCGGCTTGAGGCGCTGCTGGCCGTTGCCGATGAAAATGCTTCACTTATTATTTCCGGTAATGGTGACGTCATCCAGCCAGAAGACGATCTTATTGCCATTGGTTCCGGTGGCCCGTATGCCCAGGCAGCGGCCCGCGCTCTGCTGGAAAACAGCGAACTGAGCGCTCGTGAGATTGTCGAGAAATCGCTAAATATTGCCGGCGATATCTGCATCTACACCAACCATAATCAAACCATCGAAGAATTACCGTCTAAGGCGTAA
- the ftsN gene encoding cell division protein FtsN has protein sequence MAQRDYVRRGQSAPPRRKKKSNSKGKQPWNSLTVSPAMVAIAAAVLVAFIGGLYFITHHKKEEHETLSDHKAVGNGLPPKPEERWRYIKELESRQTGTRAPTEPTAGGEVKDQAELTDEQRQLLDQMQADMRQQPTQLSEVPWDEQTPQQRRQTLAHQRQVQQQQQWAEQKQQQQVAASRVRQTEPQQTQRSAQATRSESRPVPNNAQPYQDTAQRTAPVKSATSDSAQAKETASAQKDDRRWLIQCGSFRGAEQAGKVQAQLALSGFDTHVSNSNGLNRVVIGPLKGKANADNMLSRLKSAGHTCFRLAAGG, from the coding sequence GTGGCACAACGAGACTATGTACGCCGCGGTCAAAGCGCTCCACCGCGGCGCAAGAAAAAAAGTAACTCCAAAGGCAAACAGCCATGGAACTCACTCACCGTTTCTCCGGCAATGGTTGCTATTGCCGCGGCGGTGCTAGTGGCCTTTATTGGTGGGTTGTACTTTATTACTCATCATAAGAAAGAAGAACACGAGACACTGTCTGATCATAAAGCGGTGGGTAATGGCCTGCCTCCAAAACCTGAAGAGCGCTGGCGCTATATCAAGGAGCTGGAAAGCCGCCAGACCGGTACTCGTGCACCAACTGAGCCAACCGCCGGTGGAGAAGTGAAAGATCAGGCAGAGCTGACCGATGAACAACGTCAGCTGTTGGATCAAATGCAGGCCGATATGCGCCAGCAGCCTACGCAGCTTAGCGAAGTGCCATGGGATGAGCAGACGCCACAACAACGTCGCCAGACCCTGGCGCATCAGCGTCAGGTTCAGCAACAGCAGCAATGGGCTGAACAGAAGCAACAGCAGCAGGTTGCCGCCAGCCGCGTGCGTCAGACCGAGCCTCAGCAAACTCAGCGAAGTGCACAGGCAACTCGCAGCGAAAGCCGCCCGGTCCCTAATAATGCCCAACCTTATCAGGATACGGCACAGCGCACTGCGCCAGTAAAATCGGCCACCAGCGACAGCGCTCAGGCTAAAGAGACTGCCAGTGCTCAGAAAGACGATCGCCGCTGGCTCATTCAGTGTGGTTCATTCCGCGGAGCAGAGCAGGCAGGTAAAGTTCAGGCACAGCTGGCACTATCCGGTTTTGATACCCACGTGTCTAACAGCAATGGTCTGAACCGGGTGGTCATCGGGCCGCTGAAAGGTAAAGCAAACGCTGACAATATGCTCAGTCGGCTCAAATCTGCGGGCCATACTTGCTTTAGACTCGCTGCCGGGGGTTGA
- the hslU gene encoding ATP-dependent protease ATPase subunit HslU — MSEMTPREIVSELNKHIIGQDAAKRSVAIALRNRWRRMQLNDELRHEVTPKNILMIGPTGVGKTEIARRLAKLANAPFIKVEATKFTEVGYVGKEVDSIIRDLTDASIKMVRMQSIEKNRYRAEELAEERILDALIPPAKNNWGQSEEAAQDTPTRQAFRKKLREGQLDDKEIEINLAAAPMGVEIMSPPGMEEMTSQLQSMFQNLGGQKQKPRKLKIKEAMKLLVEEEAAKLVNPEELKQQAIDAVEQHGIVFIDEIDKICKRGNASGPDVSREGVQRDLLPLVEGCTVSTKHGMVKTDHILFIASGAFQIASPADLIPELQGRLPIRVELQALTTEDFERILTEPNASITVQYKALMATEGVNIDFTTDGIQRIAKAAWQVNETTENIGARRLHTVLERLMEDISYDASDLNGENIIIDADYVSKHLDELVADEDLSRFIL; from the coding sequence ATGTCCGAAATGACTCCACGCGAAATTGTCAGCGAACTCAACAAACATATTATCGGCCAGGACGCAGCTAAGCGTTCAGTCGCCATCGCCCTGCGTAACCGCTGGCGCCGTATGCAGCTTAATGACGAGCTGCGCCATGAAGTCACGCCAAAAAATATTCTGATGATTGGCCCGACCGGGGTCGGTAAAACCGAAATCGCCCGTCGTCTGGCTAAGCTCGCCAATGCGCCTTTTATTAAAGTTGAGGCCACCAAATTCACCGAAGTTGGTTATGTTGGTAAAGAAGTAGACTCCATCATCCGCGATTTAACCGATGCTTCAATTAAAATGGTTCGCATGCAATCCATTGAGAAAAATCGTTATCGTGCTGAAGAGCTGGCCGAAGAGCGCATTCTCGATGCTCTGATTCCTCCGGCTAAAAATAACTGGGGCCAGTCTGAAGAAGCAGCTCAGGACACTCCGACTCGCCAGGCATTCCGCAAAAAACTGCGCGAAGGTCAGCTGGATGATAAAGAAATTGAAATCAATCTAGCCGCAGCGCCTATGGGCGTCGAAATCATGTCCCCTCCGGGCATGGAAGAGATGACCAGCCAGCTGCAGTCCATGTTCCAGAATCTGGGCGGCCAGAAGCAAAAGCCACGCAAGCTGAAAATTAAAGAAGCGATGAAACTGCTGGTGGAAGAAGAAGCCGCCAAGTTGGTAAATCCGGAAGAATTGAAACAGCAGGCTATCGATGCCGTTGAGCAGCATGGCATCGTGTTTATTGATGAGATCGACAAAATCTGTAAACGCGGTAATGCTTCCGGCCCGGACGTCTCCCGTGAAGGCGTGCAGCGCGACCTGCTGCCTCTGGTAGAAGGCTGCACCGTGTCGACTAAACACGGCATGGTGAAAACCGACCACATTCTGTTTATCGCTTCCGGTGCGTTCCAGATTGCCAGCCCGGCAGATCTTATCCCTGAACTTCAGGGCCGTCTGCCGATTCGCGTTGAGCTTCAGGCGCTGACAACCGAAGACTTTGAACGCATTCTGACTGAGCCTAATGCATCTATCACCGTGCAGTACAAAGCGCTGATGGCAACTGAAGGCGTAAACATCGATTTTACTACCGATGGTATTCAGCGAATTGCGAAAGCCGCATGGCAGGTAAACGAAACTACCGAAAACATCGGTGCTCGCCGTTTGCATACTGTGCTGGAACGTCTGATGGAAGATATCTCCTATGATGCTAGCGATTTGAATGGCGAAAACATCATCATTGATGCGGATTATGTGAGTAAACACCTGGATGAACTGGTTGCAGATGAAGATCTGAGCCGTTTTATCCTA